A window from Primulina eburnea isolate SZY01 chromosome 2, ASM2296580v1, whole genome shotgun sequence encodes these proteins:
- the LOC140822877 gene encoding uncharacterized protein isoform X1, with translation MASTSAVGLPCQHFLTSSSGRKPPWPLISPSSCVRTVCRSYPLKFLKLGFGIPVPSSLNGRRQMIPSNGFSPVTIRRNRRVGYPDGNGNAVLCQNSGSRSKTELGAVGEGGSSSESSETPSNILYQGAYGPWTVESTDIQEVILYRTGLVTAATSFVIASSTAFFHDPGTVHDLISRNLDLFYCLGGCGLGISLYLIHIYVKEIKQALQTLWLIGALGSVATYALLAQPSGTTLVQYVVENPAAVWFVGPLFAALTGLVFKEGLCYGKLEAGVLTFVIPALLLGHLSGLMDDGTKLTILGFWMALFVVFAGRKFTQPIKDDIGDKSVFIFNALTEPEKAALVQKLEEQNYFQKRN, from the exons ATGGCTTCAACTTCAGCTGTTGGATTACCCTGCCAACATTTTCTGACCAGCTCCAGTGGCCGGAAACCTCCGTGGCCACTGATTTCTCCGTCCTCATGCGTGCGGACTGTCTGCCGAAGCTACCCATTGAAATTCCTG AAGCTGGGATTTGGAATCCCGGTGCCGAGTTCGCTAAATGGACGGAGACAAATGATACCTTCAAATGGGTTCTCGCCGGTGACTATTCGTCGCAACCGAAGGGTTGGATATCCCGATGGTAATGGTAATG CAGTCCTCTGCCAAAATTCAGGTAGCAGGTCAAAGACAGAACTTGGCGCCGTGGGAGAGGGTGGGAGCTCATCCGAATCATCAGAGACACCGAGTAACATTTTGTATCAAGGTGCCTATGGACCATGGACAGTCGAGTCTACTGATATCCAAGAAGTGATTTTGTATAGGACGGGACTCGTGACAGCTGCCACTTCTTTTGTAATTGCATCTTCAACAGCTTTTTTCCACGATCCAGGAACCGTGCATGATTTGATTTCAAGAAATTTGGATTTGTTTTATTGTTTGGGAGGCTGTGGATTGGGGATATCTTTGTACTTGATTCACATATATGTCAAAGAGATTAAGCAGGCACTGCAAACCTTGTGGTTGATTGGTGCTTTGGGATCTGTGGCGACATATGCTCTTTTGGCACAGCCATCGGGTACGACTTTAGTACAGTATGTTGTGGAGAATCCAGCTGCTGTATGGTTTGTTGGCCCACTCTTTGCTGCGCTAACCGGTCTTGTGTTCAAAGAAG GACTCTGCTATGGAAAGCTGGAAGCAGGTGTGCTCACTTTCGTTATTCCAGCGCTTCTGCTGGGGCACTTG AGTGGTTTGATGGACGATGGCACAAAATTGACCATTTTGGGCTTTTGGATGGCGCTCTTTGTGGTGTTTGCTGGCAGAAAGTTCACTCAGCCAATCAAG GACGACATTGGAGATAAATCTGTTTTCATTTTCAACGCGTTGACTGAACCAGAGAAGGCGGCTCTAGTCCAGAAACTTGAGGAGCAAAACTATTTTCAGAAGCGCAACTGA
- the LOC140822877 gene encoding uncharacterized protein isoform X4 — MASTSAVGLPCQHFLTSSSGRKPPWPLISPSSCVRTVCRSYPLKFLKLGFGIPVPSSLNGRRQMIPSNGFSPVTIRRNRRVGYPDGNAVLCQNSGSRSKTELGAVGEGGSSSESSETPSNILYQGAYGPWTVESTDIQEVILYRTGLVTAATSFVIASSTAFFHDPGTVHDLISRNLDLFYCLGGCGLGISLYLIHIYVKEIKQALQTLWLIGALGSVATYALLAQPSGTTLVQYVVENPAAVWFVGPLFAALTGLVFKEGLCYGKLEAGVLTFVIPALLLGHLSGLMDDGTKLTILGFWMALFVVFAGRKFTQPIKDDIGDKSVFIFNALTEPEKAALVQKLEEQNYFQKRN; from the exons ATGGCTTCAACTTCAGCTGTTGGATTACCCTGCCAACATTTTCTGACCAGCTCCAGTGGCCGGAAACCTCCGTGGCCACTGATTTCTCCGTCCTCATGCGTGCGGACTGTCTGCCGAAGCTACCCATTGAAATTCCTG AAGCTGGGATTTGGAATCCCGGTGCCGAGTTCGCTAAATGGACGGAGACAAATGATACCTTCAAATGGGTTCTCGCCGGTGACTATTCGTCGCAACCGAAGGGTTGGATATCCCGATGGTAATG CAGTCCTCTGCCAAAATTCAGGTAGCAGGTCAAAGACAGAACTTGGCGCCGTGGGAGAGGGTGGGAGCTCATCCGAATCATCAGAGACACCGAGTAACATTTTGTATCAAGGTGCCTATGGACCATGGACAGTCGAGTCTACTGATATCCAAGAAGTGATTTTGTATAGGACGGGACTCGTGACAGCTGCCACTTCTTTTGTAATTGCATCTTCAACAGCTTTTTTCCACGATCCAGGAACCGTGCATGATTTGATTTCAAGAAATTTGGATTTGTTTTATTGTTTGGGAGGCTGTGGATTGGGGATATCTTTGTACTTGATTCACATATATGTCAAAGAGATTAAGCAGGCACTGCAAACCTTGTGGTTGATTGGTGCTTTGGGATCTGTGGCGACATATGCTCTTTTGGCACAGCCATCGGGTACGACTTTAGTACAGTATGTTGTGGAGAATCCAGCTGCTGTATGGTTTGTTGGCCCACTCTTTGCTGCGCTAACCGGTCTTGTGTTCAAAGAAG GACTCTGCTATGGAAAGCTGGAAGCAGGTGTGCTCACTTTCGTTATTCCAGCGCTTCTGCTGGGGCACTTG AGTGGTTTGATGGACGATGGCACAAAATTGACCATTTTGGGCTTTTGGATGGCGCTCTTTGTGGTGTTTGCTGGCAGAAAGTTCACTCAGCCAATCAAG GACGACATTGGAGATAAATCTGTTTTCATTTTCAACGCGTTGACTGAACCAGAGAAGGCGGCTCTAGTCCAGAAACTTGAGGAGCAAAACTATTTTCAGAAGCGCAACTGA
- the LOC140822877 gene encoding uncharacterized protein isoform X9, giving the protein MASTSAVGLPCQHFLTSSSGRKPPWPLISPSSCVRTVCRSYPLKFLLGFGIPVPSSLNGRRQMIPSNGFSPVTIRRNRRVGYPDGNVLCQNSGSRSKTELGAVGEGGSSSESSETPSNILYQGAYGPWTVESTDIQEVILYRTGLVTAATSFVIASSTAFFHDPGTVHDLISRNLDLFYCLGGCGLGISLYLIHIYVKEIKQALQTLWLIGALGSVATYALLAQPSGTTLVQYVVENPAAVWFVGPLFAALTGLVFKEGLCYGKLEAGVLTFVIPALLLGHLSGLMDDGTKLTILGFWMALFVVFAGRKFTQPIKDDIGDKSVFIFNALTEPEKAALVQKLEEQNYFQKRN; this is encoded by the exons ATGGCTTCAACTTCAGCTGTTGGATTACCCTGCCAACATTTTCTGACCAGCTCCAGTGGCCGGAAACCTCCGTGGCCACTGATTTCTCCGTCCTCATGCGTGCGGACTGTCTGCCGAAGCTACCCATTGAAATTCCTG CTGGGATTTGGAATCCCGGTGCCGAGTTCGCTAAATGGACGGAGACAAATGATACCTTCAAATGGGTTCTCGCCGGTGACTATTCGTCGCAACCGAAGGGTTGGATATCCCGATGGTAATG TCCTCTGCCAAAATTCAGGTAGCAGGTCAAAGACAGAACTTGGCGCCGTGGGAGAGGGTGGGAGCTCATCCGAATCATCAGAGACACCGAGTAACATTTTGTATCAAGGTGCCTATGGACCATGGACAGTCGAGTCTACTGATATCCAAGAAGTGATTTTGTATAGGACGGGACTCGTGACAGCTGCCACTTCTTTTGTAATTGCATCTTCAACAGCTTTTTTCCACGATCCAGGAACCGTGCATGATTTGATTTCAAGAAATTTGGATTTGTTTTATTGTTTGGGAGGCTGTGGATTGGGGATATCTTTGTACTTGATTCACATATATGTCAAAGAGATTAAGCAGGCACTGCAAACCTTGTGGTTGATTGGTGCTTTGGGATCTGTGGCGACATATGCTCTTTTGGCACAGCCATCGGGTACGACTTTAGTACAGTATGTTGTGGAGAATCCAGCTGCTGTATGGTTTGTTGGCCCACTCTTTGCTGCGCTAACCGGTCTTGTGTTCAAAGAAG GACTCTGCTATGGAAAGCTGGAAGCAGGTGTGCTCACTTTCGTTATTCCAGCGCTTCTGCTGGGGCACTTG AGTGGTTTGATGGACGATGGCACAAAATTGACCATTTTGGGCTTTTGGATGGCGCTCTTTGTGGTGTTTGCTGGCAGAAAGTTCACTCAGCCAATCAAG GACGACATTGGAGATAAATCTGTTTTCATTTTCAACGCGTTGACTGAACCAGAGAAGGCGGCTCTAGTCCAGAAACTTGAGGAGCAAAACTATTTTCAGAAGCGCAACTGA
- the LOC140822877 gene encoding uncharacterized protein isoform X11 produces the protein MASTSAVGLPCQHFLTSSSGRKPPWPLISPSSCVRTVCRSYPLKFLLGFGIPVPSSLNGRRQMIPSNGFSPVTIRRNRRVGYPDAVLCQNSGSRSKTELGAVGEGGSSSESSETPSNILYQGAYGPWTVESTDIQEVILYRTGLVTAATSFVIASSTAFFHDPGTVHDLISRNLDLFYCLGGCGLGISLYLIHIYVKEIKQALQTLWLIGALGSVATYALLAQPSGTTLVQYVVENPAAVWFVGPLFAALTGLVFKEGLCYGKLEAGVLTFVIPALLLGHLSGLMDDGTKLTILGFWMALFVVFAGRKFTQPIKDDIGDKSVFIFNALTEPEKAALVQKLEEQNYFQKRN, from the exons ATGGCTTCAACTTCAGCTGTTGGATTACCCTGCCAACATTTTCTGACCAGCTCCAGTGGCCGGAAACCTCCGTGGCCACTGATTTCTCCGTCCTCATGCGTGCGGACTGTCTGCCGAAGCTACCCATTGAAATTCCTG CTGGGATTTGGAATCCCGGTGCCGAGTTCGCTAAATGGACGGAGACAAATGATACCTTCAAATGGGTTCTCGCCGGTGACTATTCGTCGCAACCGAAGGGTTGGATATCCCGATG CAGTCCTCTGCCAAAATTCAGGTAGCAGGTCAAAGACAGAACTTGGCGCCGTGGGAGAGGGTGGGAGCTCATCCGAATCATCAGAGACACCGAGTAACATTTTGTATCAAGGTGCCTATGGACCATGGACAGTCGAGTCTACTGATATCCAAGAAGTGATTTTGTATAGGACGGGACTCGTGACAGCTGCCACTTCTTTTGTAATTGCATCTTCAACAGCTTTTTTCCACGATCCAGGAACCGTGCATGATTTGATTTCAAGAAATTTGGATTTGTTTTATTGTTTGGGAGGCTGTGGATTGGGGATATCTTTGTACTTGATTCACATATATGTCAAAGAGATTAAGCAGGCACTGCAAACCTTGTGGTTGATTGGTGCTTTGGGATCTGTGGCGACATATGCTCTTTTGGCACAGCCATCGGGTACGACTTTAGTACAGTATGTTGTGGAGAATCCAGCTGCTGTATGGTTTGTTGGCCCACTCTTTGCTGCGCTAACCGGTCTTGTGTTCAAAGAAG GACTCTGCTATGGAAAGCTGGAAGCAGGTGTGCTCACTTTCGTTATTCCAGCGCTTCTGCTGGGGCACTTG AGTGGTTTGATGGACGATGGCACAAAATTGACCATTTTGGGCTTTTGGATGGCGCTCTTTGTGGTGTTTGCTGGCAGAAAGTTCACTCAGCCAATCAAG GACGACATTGGAGATAAATCTGTTTTCATTTTCAACGCGTTGACTGAACCAGAGAAGGCGGCTCTAGTCCAGAAACTTGAGGAGCAAAACTATTTTCAGAAGCGCAACTGA
- the LOC140822877 gene encoding uncharacterized protein isoform X5 encodes MASTSAVGLPCQHFLTSSSGRKPPWPLISPSSCVRTVCRSYPLKFLLGFGIPVPSSLNGRRQMIPSNGFSPVTIRRNRRVGYPDGNGNVLCQNSGSRSKTELGAVGEGGSSSESSETPSNILYQGAYGPWTVESTDIQEVILYRTGLVTAATSFVIASSTAFFHDPGTVHDLISRNLDLFYCLGGCGLGISLYLIHIYVKEIKQALQTLWLIGALGSVATYALLAQPSGTTLVQYVVENPAAVWFVGPLFAALTGLVFKEGLCYGKLEAGVLTFVIPALLLGHLSGLMDDGTKLTILGFWMALFVVFAGRKFTQPIKDDIGDKSVFIFNALTEPEKAALVQKLEEQNYFQKRN; translated from the exons ATGGCTTCAACTTCAGCTGTTGGATTACCCTGCCAACATTTTCTGACCAGCTCCAGTGGCCGGAAACCTCCGTGGCCACTGATTTCTCCGTCCTCATGCGTGCGGACTGTCTGCCGAAGCTACCCATTGAAATTCCTG CTGGGATTTGGAATCCCGGTGCCGAGTTCGCTAAATGGACGGAGACAAATGATACCTTCAAATGGGTTCTCGCCGGTGACTATTCGTCGCAACCGAAGGGTTGGATATCCCGATGGTAATGGTAATG TCCTCTGCCAAAATTCAGGTAGCAGGTCAAAGACAGAACTTGGCGCCGTGGGAGAGGGTGGGAGCTCATCCGAATCATCAGAGACACCGAGTAACATTTTGTATCAAGGTGCCTATGGACCATGGACAGTCGAGTCTACTGATATCCAAGAAGTGATTTTGTATAGGACGGGACTCGTGACAGCTGCCACTTCTTTTGTAATTGCATCTTCAACAGCTTTTTTCCACGATCCAGGAACCGTGCATGATTTGATTTCAAGAAATTTGGATTTGTTTTATTGTTTGGGAGGCTGTGGATTGGGGATATCTTTGTACTTGATTCACATATATGTCAAAGAGATTAAGCAGGCACTGCAAACCTTGTGGTTGATTGGTGCTTTGGGATCTGTGGCGACATATGCTCTTTTGGCACAGCCATCGGGTACGACTTTAGTACAGTATGTTGTGGAGAATCCAGCTGCTGTATGGTTTGTTGGCCCACTCTTTGCTGCGCTAACCGGTCTTGTGTTCAAAGAAG GACTCTGCTATGGAAAGCTGGAAGCAGGTGTGCTCACTTTCGTTATTCCAGCGCTTCTGCTGGGGCACTTG AGTGGTTTGATGGACGATGGCACAAAATTGACCATTTTGGGCTTTTGGATGGCGCTCTTTGTGGTGTTTGCTGGCAGAAAGTTCACTCAGCCAATCAAG GACGACATTGGAGATAAATCTGTTTTCATTTTCAACGCGTTGACTGAACCAGAGAAGGCGGCTCTAGTCCAGAAACTTGAGGAGCAAAACTATTTTCAGAAGCGCAACTGA
- the LOC140822877 gene encoding uncharacterized protein isoform X7, translating into MASTSAVGLPCQHFLTSSSGRKPPWPLISPSSCVRTVCRSYPLKFLLGFGIPVPSSLNGRRQMIPSNGFSPVTIRRNRRVGYPDGNAVLCQNSGSRSKTELGAVGEGGSSSESSETPSNILYQGAYGPWTVESTDIQEVILYRTGLVTAATSFVIASSTAFFHDPGTVHDLISRNLDLFYCLGGCGLGISLYLIHIYVKEIKQALQTLWLIGALGSVATYALLAQPSGTTLVQYVVENPAAVWFVGPLFAALTGLVFKEGLCYGKLEAGVLTFVIPALLLGHLSGLMDDGTKLTILGFWMALFVVFAGRKFTQPIKDDIGDKSVFIFNALTEPEKAALVQKLEEQNYFQKRN; encoded by the exons ATGGCTTCAACTTCAGCTGTTGGATTACCCTGCCAACATTTTCTGACCAGCTCCAGTGGCCGGAAACCTCCGTGGCCACTGATTTCTCCGTCCTCATGCGTGCGGACTGTCTGCCGAAGCTACCCATTGAAATTCCTG CTGGGATTTGGAATCCCGGTGCCGAGTTCGCTAAATGGACGGAGACAAATGATACCTTCAAATGGGTTCTCGCCGGTGACTATTCGTCGCAACCGAAGGGTTGGATATCCCGATGGTAATG CAGTCCTCTGCCAAAATTCAGGTAGCAGGTCAAAGACAGAACTTGGCGCCGTGGGAGAGGGTGGGAGCTCATCCGAATCATCAGAGACACCGAGTAACATTTTGTATCAAGGTGCCTATGGACCATGGACAGTCGAGTCTACTGATATCCAAGAAGTGATTTTGTATAGGACGGGACTCGTGACAGCTGCCACTTCTTTTGTAATTGCATCTTCAACAGCTTTTTTCCACGATCCAGGAACCGTGCATGATTTGATTTCAAGAAATTTGGATTTGTTTTATTGTTTGGGAGGCTGTGGATTGGGGATATCTTTGTACTTGATTCACATATATGTCAAAGAGATTAAGCAGGCACTGCAAACCTTGTGGTTGATTGGTGCTTTGGGATCTGTGGCGACATATGCTCTTTTGGCACAGCCATCGGGTACGACTTTAGTACAGTATGTTGTGGAGAATCCAGCTGCTGTATGGTTTGTTGGCCCACTCTTTGCTGCGCTAACCGGTCTTGTGTTCAAAGAAG GACTCTGCTATGGAAAGCTGGAAGCAGGTGTGCTCACTTTCGTTATTCCAGCGCTTCTGCTGGGGCACTTG AGTGGTTTGATGGACGATGGCACAAAATTGACCATTTTGGGCTTTTGGATGGCGCTCTTTGTGGTGTTTGCTGGCAGAAAGTTCACTCAGCCAATCAAG GACGACATTGGAGATAAATCTGTTTTCATTTTCAACGCGTTGACTGAACCAGAGAAGGCGGCTCTAGTCCAGAAACTTGAGGAGCAAAACTATTTTCAGAAGCGCAACTGA
- the LOC140822877 gene encoding uncharacterized protein isoform X2, with product MASTSAVGLPCQHFLTSSSGRKPPWPLISPSSCVRTVCRSYPLKFLKLGFGIPVPSSLNGRRQMIPSNGFSPVTIRRNRRVGYPDGNGNVLCQNSGSRSKTELGAVGEGGSSSESSETPSNILYQGAYGPWTVESTDIQEVILYRTGLVTAATSFVIASSTAFFHDPGTVHDLISRNLDLFYCLGGCGLGISLYLIHIYVKEIKQALQTLWLIGALGSVATYALLAQPSGTTLVQYVVENPAAVWFVGPLFAALTGLVFKEGLCYGKLEAGVLTFVIPALLLGHLSGLMDDGTKLTILGFWMALFVVFAGRKFTQPIKDDIGDKSVFIFNALTEPEKAALVQKLEEQNYFQKRN from the exons ATGGCTTCAACTTCAGCTGTTGGATTACCCTGCCAACATTTTCTGACCAGCTCCAGTGGCCGGAAACCTCCGTGGCCACTGATTTCTCCGTCCTCATGCGTGCGGACTGTCTGCCGAAGCTACCCATTGAAATTCCTG AAGCTGGGATTTGGAATCCCGGTGCCGAGTTCGCTAAATGGACGGAGACAAATGATACCTTCAAATGGGTTCTCGCCGGTGACTATTCGTCGCAACCGAAGGGTTGGATATCCCGATGGTAATGGTAATG TCCTCTGCCAAAATTCAGGTAGCAGGTCAAAGACAGAACTTGGCGCCGTGGGAGAGGGTGGGAGCTCATCCGAATCATCAGAGACACCGAGTAACATTTTGTATCAAGGTGCCTATGGACCATGGACAGTCGAGTCTACTGATATCCAAGAAGTGATTTTGTATAGGACGGGACTCGTGACAGCTGCCACTTCTTTTGTAATTGCATCTTCAACAGCTTTTTTCCACGATCCAGGAACCGTGCATGATTTGATTTCAAGAAATTTGGATTTGTTTTATTGTTTGGGAGGCTGTGGATTGGGGATATCTTTGTACTTGATTCACATATATGTCAAAGAGATTAAGCAGGCACTGCAAACCTTGTGGTTGATTGGTGCTTTGGGATCTGTGGCGACATATGCTCTTTTGGCACAGCCATCGGGTACGACTTTAGTACAGTATGTTGTGGAGAATCCAGCTGCTGTATGGTTTGTTGGCCCACTCTTTGCTGCGCTAACCGGTCTTGTGTTCAAAGAAG GACTCTGCTATGGAAAGCTGGAAGCAGGTGTGCTCACTTTCGTTATTCCAGCGCTTCTGCTGGGGCACTTG AGTGGTTTGATGGACGATGGCACAAAATTGACCATTTTGGGCTTTTGGATGGCGCTCTTTGTGGTGTTTGCTGGCAGAAAGTTCACTCAGCCAATCAAG GACGACATTGGAGATAAATCTGTTTTCATTTTCAACGCGTTGACTGAACCAGAGAAGGCGGCTCTAGTCCAGAAACTTGAGGAGCAAAACTATTTTCAGAAGCGCAACTGA
- the LOC140822877 gene encoding uncharacterized protein isoform X12: protein MASTSAVGLPCQHFLTSSSGRKPPWPLISPSSCVRTVCRSYPLKFLLGFGIPVPSSLNGRRQMIPSNGFSPVTIRRNRRVGYPDVLCQNSGSRSKTELGAVGEGGSSSESSETPSNILYQGAYGPWTVESTDIQEVILYRTGLVTAATSFVIASSTAFFHDPGTVHDLISRNLDLFYCLGGCGLGISLYLIHIYVKEIKQALQTLWLIGALGSVATYALLAQPSGTTLVQYVVENPAAVWFVGPLFAALTGLVFKEGLCYGKLEAGVLTFVIPALLLGHLSGLMDDGTKLTILGFWMALFVVFAGRKFTQPIKDDIGDKSVFIFNALTEPEKAALVQKLEEQNYFQKRN, encoded by the exons ATGGCTTCAACTTCAGCTGTTGGATTACCCTGCCAACATTTTCTGACCAGCTCCAGTGGCCGGAAACCTCCGTGGCCACTGATTTCTCCGTCCTCATGCGTGCGGACTGTCTGCCGAAGCTACCCATTGAAATTCCTG CTGGGATTTGGAATCCCGGTGCCGAGTTCGCTAAATGGACGGAGACAAATGATACCTTCAAATGGGTTCTCGCCGGTGACTATTCGTCGCAACCGAAGGGTTGGATATCCCGATG TCCTCTGCCAAAATTCAGGTAGCAGGTCAAAGACAGAACTTGGCGCCGTGGGAGAGGGTGGGAGCTCATCCGAATCATCAGAGACACCGAGTAACATTTTGTATCAAGGTGCCTATGGACCATGGACAGTCGAGTCTACTGATATCCAAGAAGTGATTTTGTATAGGACGGGACTCGTGACAGCTGCCACTTCTTTTGTAATTGCATCTTCAACAGCTTTTTTCCACGATCCAGGAACCGTGCATGATTTGATTTCAAGAAATTTGGATTTGTTTTATTGTTTGGGAGGCTGTGGATTGGGGATATCTTTGTACTTGATTCACATATATGTCAAAGAGATTAAGCAGGCACTGCAAACCTTGTGGTTGATTGGTGCTTTGGGATCTGTGGCGACATATGCTCTTTTGGCACAGCCATCGGGTACGACTTTAGTACAGTATGTTGTGGAGAATCCAGCTGCTGTATGGTTTGTTGGCCCACTCTTTGCTGCGCTAACCGGTCTTGTGTTCAAAGAAG GACTCTGCTATGGAAAGCTGGAAGCAGGTGTGCTCACTTTCGTTATTCCAGCGCTTCTGCTGGGGCACTTG AGTGGTTTGATGGACGATGGCACAAAATTGACCATTTTGGGCTTTTGGATGGCGCTCTTTGTGGTGTTTGCTGGCAGAAAGTTCACTCAGCCAATCAAG GACGACATTGGAGATAAATCTGTTTTCATTTTCAACGCGTTGACTGAACCAGAGAAGGCGGCTCTAGTCCAGAAACTTGAGGAGCAAAACTATTTTCAGAAGCGCAACTGA
- the LOC140822877 gene encoding uncharacterized protein isoform X3 → MASTSAVGLPCQHFLTSSSGRKPPWPLISPSSCVRTVCRSYPLKFLLGFGIPVPSSLNGRRQMIPSNGFSPVTIRRNRRVGYPDGNGNAVLCQNSGSRSKTELGAVGEGGSSSESSETPSNILYQGAYGPWTVESTDIQEVILYRTGLVTAATSFVIASSTAFFHDPGTVHDLISRNLDLFYCLGGCGLGISLYLIHIYVKEIKQALQTLWLIGALGSVATYALLAQPSGTTLVQYVVENPAAVWFVGPLFAALTGLVFKEGLCYGKLEAGVLTFVIPALLLGHLSGLMDDGTKLTILGFWMALFVVFAGRKFTQPIKDDIGDKSVFIFNALTEPEKAALVQKLEEQNYFQKRN, encoded by the exons ATGGCTTCAACTTCAGCTGTTGGATTACCCTGCCAACATTTTCTGACCAGCTCCAGTGGCCGGAAACCTCCGTGGCCACTGATTTCTCCGTCCTCATGCGTGCGGACTGTCTGCCGAAGCTACCCATTGAAATTCCTG CTGGGATTTGGAATCCCGGTGCCGAGTTCGCTAAATGGACGGAGACAAATGATACCTTCAAATGGGTTCTCGCCGGTGACTATTCGTCGCAACCGAAGGGTTGGATATCCCGATGGTAATGGTAATG CAGTCCTCTGCCAAAATTCAGGTAGCAGGTCAAAGACAGAACTTGGCGCCGTGGGAGAGGGTGGGAGCTCATCCGAATCATCAGAGACACCGAGTAACATTTTGTATCAAGGTGCCTATGGACCATGGACAGTCGAGTCTACTGATATCCAAGAAGTGATTTTGTATAGGACGGGACTCGTGACAGCTGCCACTTCTTTTGTAATTGCATCTTCAACAGCTTTTTTCCACGATCCAGGAACCGTGCATGATTTGATTTCAAGAAATTTGGATTTGTTTTATTGTTTGGGAGGCTGTGGATTGGGGATATCTTTGTACTTGATTCACATATATGTCAAAGAGATTAAGCAGGCACTGCAAACCTTGTGGTTGATTGGTGCTTTGGGATCTGTGGCGACATATGCTCTTTTGGCACAGCCATCGGGTACGACTTTAGTACAGTATGTTGTGGAGAATCCAGCTGCTGTATGGTTTGTTGGCCCACTCTTTGCTGCGCTAACCGGTCTTGTGTTCAAAGAAG GACTCTGCTATGGAAAGCTGGAAGCAGGTGTGCTCACTTTCGTTATTCCAGCGCTTCTGCTGGGGCACTTG AGTGGTTTGATGGACGATGGCACAAAATTGACCATTTTGGGCTTTTGGATGGCGCTCTTTGTGGTGTTTGCTGGCAGAAAGTTCACTCAGCCAATCAAG GACGACATTGGAGATAAATCTGTTTTCATTTTCAACGCGTTGACTGAACCAGAGAAGGCGGCTCTAGTCCAGAAACTTGAGGAGCAAAACTATTTTCAGAAGCGCAACTGA
- the LOC140822877 gene encoding uncharacterized protein isoform X10 — protein sequence MASTSAVGLPCQHFLTSSSGRKPPWPLISPSSCVRTVCRSYPLKFLKLGFGIPVPSSLNGRRQMIPSNGFSPVTIRRNRRVGYPDVLCQNSGSRSKTELGAVGEGGSSSESSETPSNILYQGAYGPWTVESTDIQEVILYRTGLVTAATSFVIASSTAFFHDPGTVHDLISRNLDLFYCLGGCGLGISLYLIHIYVKEIKQALQTLWLIGALGSVATYALLAQPSGTTLVQYVVENPAAVWFVGPLFAALTGLVFKEGLCYGKLEAGVLTFVIPALLLGHLSGLMDDGTKLTILGFWMALFVVFAGRKFTQPIKDDIGDKSVFIFNALTEPEKAALVQKLEEQNYFQKRN from the exons ATGGCTTCAACTTCAGCTGTTGGATTACCCTGCCAACATTTTCTGACCAGCTCCAGTGGCCGGAAACCTCCGTGGCCACTGATTTCTCCGTCCTCATGCGTGCGGACTGTCTGCCGAAGCTACCCATTGAAATTCCTG AAGCTGGGATTTGGAATCCCGGTGCCGAGTTCGCTAAATGGACGGAGACAAATGATACCTTCAAATGGGTTCTCGCCGGTGACTATTCGTCGCAACCGAAGGGTTGGATATCCCGATG TCCTCTGCCAAAATTCAGGTAGCAGGTCAAAGACAGAACTTGGCGCCGTGGGAGAGGGTGGGAGCTCATCCGAATCATCAGAGACACCGAGTAACATTTTGTATCAAGGTGCCTATGGACCATGGACAGTCGAGTCTACTGATATCCAAGAAGTGATTTTGTATAGGACGGGACTCGTGACAGCTGCCACTTCTTTTGTAATTGCATCTTCAACAGCTTTTTTCCACGATCCAGGAACCGTGCATGATTTGATTTCAAGAAATTTGGATTTGTTTTATTGTTTGGGAGGCTGTGGATTGGGGATATCTTTGTACTTGATTCACATATATGTCAAAGAGATTAAGCAGGCACTGCAAACCTTGTGGTTGATTGGTGCTTTGGGATCTGTGGCGACATATGCTCTTTTGGCACAGCCATCGGGTACGACTTTAGTACAGTATGTTGTGGAGAATCCAGCTGCTGTATGGTTTGTTGGCCCACTCTTTGCTGCGCTAACCGGTCTTGTGTTCAAAGAAG GACTCTGCTATGGAAAGCTGGAAGCAGGTGTGCTCACTTTCGTTATTCCAGCGCTTCTGCTGGGGCACTTG AGTGGTTTGATGGACGATGGCACAAAATTGACCATTTTGGGCTTTTGGATGGCGCTCTTTGTGGTGTTTGCTGGCAGAAAGTTCACTCAGCCAATCAAG GACGACATTGGAGATAAATCTGTTTTCATTTTCAACGCGTTGACTGAACCAGAGAAGGCGGCTCTAGTCCAGAAACTTGAGGAGCAAAACTATTTTCAGAAGCGCAACTGA